A genome region from Schlesneria paludicola DSM 18645 includes the following:
- a CDS encoding ATP-binding protein: DLLIVDDMGMKQLPKRSGEYLFEIIMRRHELRSTMMTSNRPLDDWGQLIGDVPSATAILDRFLHRAEVVQITGKSYRLEKSKKSSNDTKAPTGSKAEE; the protein is encoded by the coding sequence CGGATCTGCTGATCGTCGACGACATGGGGATGAAGCAGTTACCCAAGCGATCAGGTGAGTACCTGTTCGAGATCATCATGCGGCGACACGAGCTTCGCTCCACGATGATGACCAGCAACAGACCCTTGGACGATTGGGGCCAATTGATCGGCGACGTTCCCAGCGCAACTGCCATCTTGGATCGCTTCCTGCATCGAGCGGAAGTCGTGCAAATCACCGGCAAGAGTTATCGTTTAGAGAAATCGAAAAAAAGTTCAAACGATACCAAAGCGCCCACCGGGTCCAAAGCCGAAGAATAG
- a CDS encoding SIR2 family protein: MRIDDEDFFNVIKIAWRNGRPIVPIIGAGASADSGFPPLASIVRYIAKLSCYLTHKLYLPPSASESLFRTQVKLFAERPDEFISIFGWPDRFQLNADLRARIGEMDAKASPRKEWEIDPRRGSRGLMDAALSHALDALAQKINPGGYWHLDRYLSNSIRNTATAIESAFKANRISSSLRAKLLESLQEPSDIQSFRYQVVGDWKPLLRHVTWYHPELVDALFSRLARNRAPGSTHTMLAHLSHLLRIRALFTFNFDPFIETALARENVSHRVFAMEHGTELPSRHHLDDSVSVIKMHGSTHNILVDERVDYRVSDRYKQQFLQLIGENPLLLVIGCSGSDRRLVDLVSDVMNDVSDATAVWMHHSKRDDVPASLRDRRRLSHYATYDLGRSFQRLFEELTERLPNSTAPYVAHIDRPTIPQSGQNGKSQYEVHKRPITIFSAIPRAVAKDFPSTSRDFLYALAEVPQGYTIVHVDLEEHHTLEQVAAEIVDQIRRGDTALPPFVTSGGISEQDSGNDSCSYAISAADRVVNALRRSRYALCISGIDAFPFRPTTHHGVTREFSPKDRARFRLLIEFLLHITRKVSGDWTLGDSFVVLAHEMAYGRHCREDLERASQKGLQHSLNDWLNRSRRIPKVLLHVPKLDSDRSLCEATEKEQVVTMEELKAPFYSPAALRDFSLVGRSENDAVASEIESAKSGISPTQGLTVAVMVTAVLAFHRRTRTKLGIKHLVSDIFRQASYASADVSKPNGHVTQITLRLKDASKCPHWMSWTKEDGLWLDRPARDWIYDFNTRFTTEGQLSKRDEHPRAFLQIVMAAIIHDRIARNYYLNQFLPSRDPFFFMEYVYHRMSTLRYLAQLQAMSFDPQFASTVTAAHTIHPLFADCNVDDHAAGCKSEPTGILAFYADGSDWKEFFASIADVARSVQYGPKLQSTVQRSVRAIRGRCVQGLTETWVRSESYIRQALPPEQVVTWCENLLDYNLGESSIPLEKRNANDRTSALHAGLVKGLFTARDKRSVIAKKNLQIAESKNEVTQIRRGLVDAIKNTLFRGMYAHASYLKIVDHEWLFSGLDQSKSDARHWELNRSVARLWACNCRGDTIPGTRGEHKFKQLSTTITAQAMKLRRNKRLWGQGSEARLRAFYLEAEAALAPFFVTDGSFSSFGLPVLQLNIDQSRLLEVRNRDQDEVRANEKRIASLNEVIMHLVSAIEEAREENRTIGDNMRNPLLEPTADRGLFIPYRSLFQIQLGRTNLFIAKLLSSSARIEVELARIDNALNGTEIATSFEKAASLMRRSREHLTAAYRDLAYAKHGIGIENSALLAISDLCCAEVGLAGSDHEVAWLYRKGWDYGEKMVRRSQAKLQTASGYLTRSLSRLVQGPRMILLWRLFHMTQVHYHMRRIATIADEVTYKAKMAKERMETSPDEDGDAWTARKVGELVRRVRLAVLGIRFGIDYSVGEDASQFRKRFIRLWAQVAATALYCAAVLAHARQFVDNSLLDTLLSGWFDINQSEGMFAFPDTSIANRVPDNVRSMLASRLAAFREIVKKPLDRMLIIWDDIHDLGGIVFMRDQMWNEFTAPIHEFVITGEGKDWIR, translated from the coding sequence ATGCGCATCGACGACGAAGACTTCTTTAATGTCATTAAGATCGCCTGGAGGAATGGACGCCCCATTGTTCCAATTATTGGAGCGGGCGCGTCAGCTGACTCTGGATTTCCACCGCTTGCTTCGATTGTTCGCTACATTGCAAAGTTAAGTTGCTATCTGACGCACAAGCTCTATCTTCCGCCGTCCGCGTCCGAGTCTTTGTTTCGGACACAAGTGAAGCTATTTGCTGAACGCCCAGATGAATTCATTTCCATTTTTGGGTGGCCGGATCGATTTCAGCTCAATGCAGATCTGCGAGCACGCATTGGCGAAATGGATGCAAAGGCATCGCCAAGAAAGGAATGGGAAATCGATCCTCGGCGTGGCTCACGCGGTTTGATGGATGCGGCGCTGAGTCACGCACTTGACGCGCTGGCGCAAAAGATCAACCCCGGTGGTTACTGGCATCTTGATCGGTATCTGAGCAACTCCATTCGAAACACGGCGACAGCGATCGAGTCCGCATTCAAGGCAAATCGCATTTCATCGTCGCTTCGGGCAAAGCTCCTGGAGTCGTTACAGGAACCCTCGGACATACAAAGCTTCCGCTATCAGGTCGTTGGCGACTGGAAGCCGCTGCTTCGCCATGTTACGTGGTATCATCCGGAGCTTGTTGATGCGCTGTTCTCTCGTCTCGCTCGCAACCGGGCACCGGGCTCGACACATACAATGTTGGCTCATCTATCACACTTGCTTCGCATACGCGCTCTCTTCACGTTCAATTTCGATCCCTTCATTGAAACCGCACTCGCTCGCGAGAACGTGTCTCATCGTGTTTTTGCAATGGAGCACGGTACCGAATTGCCTTCGCGGCATCATCTTGACGATTCTGTATCTGTGATCAAGATGCATGGAAGCACTCATAATATCCTTGTCGATGAACGAGTCGACTATCGCGTTTCTGATCGGTACAAACAGCAGTTTCTGCAACTCATCGGCGAGAATCCGCTTTTACTGGTGATCGGATGCAGTGGAAGTGACAGGCGCCTCGTTGACCTAGTCAGTGATGTGATGAATGACGTCTCTGATGCGACGGCCGTTTGGATGCATCACTCGAAGCGTGACGATGTGCCGGCAAGTCTACGTGACCGCAGAAGACTTTCCCACTATGCAACTTATGACCTTGGGCGCTCCTTTCAACGGCTCTTCGAAGAACTAACAGAAAGATTGCCGAATTCAACCGCTCCTTACGTCGCTCACATCGATCGGCCCACAATCCCGCAGAGCGGTCAGAATGGCAAGTCGCAGTACGAAGTTCATAAACGCCCGATAACAATCTTTTCTGCCATTCCCCGCGCTGTCGCTAAGGACTTTCCGTCGACCAGCAGGGACTTCCTATACGCACTTGCCGAAGTGCCACAAGGTTATACGATCGTTCATGTCGACTTGGAGGAGCATCATACGTTAGAACAAGTGGCTGCCGAGATTGTGGATCAGATCAGGAGGGGCGACACGGCTCTGCCGCCATTTGTCACTTCCGGCGGCATTTCTGAACAAGATAGTGGAAATGATTCCTGTTCGTATGCAATCAGCGCTGCCGATCGAGTTGTAAACGCGCTTCGTCGAAGTCGATATGCACTTTGCATTTCCGGCATTGATGCATTTCCCTTTAGGCCGACGACTCATCACGGAGTCACGCGCGAGTTCTCGCCGAAAGACAGAGCAAGGTTTCGCCTGCTGATCGAGTTTCTCTTGCACATTACTCGCAAAGTATCCGGTGATTGGACTCTGGGCGATTCTTTTGTCGTACTTGCCCACGAAATGGCATATGGGCGACATTGCCGCGAGGACTTAGAGCGTGCTTCTCAAAAAGGTCTTCAACACTCCCTCAATGACTGGCTGAATCGGTCGAGACGCATCCCTAAGGTGCTCCTCCATGTGCCGAAGCTTGATTCGGACCGTAGTCTCTGTGAAGCGACCGAAAAGGAACAAGTCGTGACCATGGAAGAGCTCAAGGCACCATTCTACTCACCAGCTGCTCTCCGCGATTTTAGTCTCGTTGGCCGGTCTGAGAATGACGCTGTTGCATCAGAGATCGAGTCCGCAAAGAGCGGCATATCACCAACCCAGGGGCTTACCGTCGCGGTCATGGTAACGGCGGTACTCGCCTTTCATCGACGTACGCGTACGAAATTGGGCATCAAACATTTAGTGAGTGACATATTCCGACAAGCGAGTTATGCATCGGCCGATGTGTCCAAGCCCAACGGCCACGTCACTCAGATCACTTTACGTCTTAAAGATGCTTCGAAATGTCCTCATTGGATGTCGTGGACGAAAGAAGATGGTCTATGGTTAGACAGGCCCGCACGCGATTGGATTTACGACTTCAACACCCGATTCACGACAGAAGGGCAGCTGTCAAAACGAGATGAGCACCCCCGTGCCTTCCTCCAAATCGTAATGGCGGCGATCATCCATGATCGAATTGCTCGCAATTATTACTTAAACCAGTTTCTTCCATCTCGAGATCCCTTTTTTTTCATGGAATACGTTTATCATCGAATGTCAACATTGCGCTACCTGGCACAATTACAGGCGATGTCATTTGATCCTCAATTCGCTTCCACTGTGACCGCCGCTCATACGATCCATCCGCTATTCGCAGATTGCAACGTCGACGATCATGCTGCAGGATGTAAATCCGAACCTACTGGAATACTTGCCTTTTACGCTGATGGATCAGACTGGAAAGAATTCTTCGCCTCCATCGCGGATGTTGCACGGAGTGTGCAATATGGCCCGAAGCTACAGTCGACTGTTCAACGCTCGGTGCGGGCGATTCGCGGAAGATGCGTTCAGGGACTGACGGAAACTTGGGTACGAAGTGAATCCTATATCAGGCAAGCGCTACCACCCGAGCAGGTCGTGACATGGTGCGAAAATCTACTCGATTACAATTTGGGTGAGTCTTCCATTCCCCTAGAGAAACGCAATGCGAATGATAGGACCAGTGCATTGCACGCGGGCCTGGTTAAAGGTTTATTTACAGCGCGCGACAAGCGCAGCGTTATTGCAAAAAAGAATCTTCAAATTGCTGAATCAAAGAATGAAGTGACTCAGATTCGCCGAGGCCTTGTCGATGCCATCAAAAACACGCTATTCCGTGGCATGTATGCTCATGCAAGTTACCTGAAGATTGTCGATCACGAATGGCTGTTTTCTGGGTTAGACCAAAGTAAAAGTGATGCACGCCACTGGGAACTAAATCGATCGGTTGCGCGGCTATGGGCCTGTAACTGTCGAGGAGACACGATTCCGGGAACTCGAGGTGAGCATAAGTTTAAGCAGTTGAGCACGACGATCACGGCACAGGCCATGAAGTTGCGTCGGAATAAGCGGCTTTGGGGGCAGGGATCCGAAGCGAGATTGCGTGCATTCTACTTGGAAGCGGAAGCAGCGCTCGCGCCTTTTTTTGTGACTGATGGATCATTTTCATCTTTTGGACTGCCTGTGCTTCAATTAAACATCGATCAAAGCCGTTTGTTGGAAGTGAGGAATAGAGATCAAGATGAAGTGCGCGCGAACGAAAAACGCATCGCCAGCTTGAATGAAGTAATCATGCATCTCGTTTCAGCGATCGAAGAAGCGAGAGAGGAGAACAGAACAATAGGAGATAATATGCGAAATCCGCTGCTCGAGCCGACGGCGGATCGTGGGCTGTTTATTCCTTATCGATCTCTTTTTCAGATTCAACTAGGCCGAACGAATTTGTTCATCGCAAAACTATTGTCAAGTAGTGCGAGAATCGAAGTTGAGCTCGCGAGGATTGACAATGCATTGAACGGGACTGAAATCGCGACATCATTCGAAAAGGCTGCCAGTCTGATGAGAAGGTCCCGCGAGCATCTCACGGCCGCCTATCGAGATCTTGCGTACGCAAAGCATGGAATCGGAATCGAAAATTCTGCACTACTGGCAATTTCGGATTTGTGTTGTGCTGAAGTCGGCCTTGCTGGTAGCGACCATGAAGTCGCGTGGCTCTACCGCAAAGGGTGGGATTATGGTGAAAAGATGGTCAGAAGGTCCCAGGCAAAGCTGCAGACAGCTTCTGGCTACCTCACCAGGTCTTTATCCCGGTTGGTTCAGGGGCCGCGTATGATCCTGCTGTGGCGACTGTTTCATATGACTCAGGTGCACTACCATATGCGAAGAATCGCTACGATTGCTGATGAAGTTACATACAAAGCAAAGATGGCGAAGGAACGAATGGAAACGTCTCCTGACGAGGATGGTGACGCTTGGACAGCAAGAAAAGTGGGCGAACTTGTGCGACGTGTGCGTCTCGCGGTATTGGGTATCCGCTTCGGAATTGATTACTCAGTTGGTGAGGACGCTTCCCAGTTTCGGAAGCGGTTTATAAGGCTATGGGCACAGGTGGCGGCAACAGCACTCTATTGTGCTGCTGTTTTGGCACATGCTCGCCAATTTGTTGATAATTCATTGCTGGATACGCTTTTATCTGGATGGTTTGATATCAATCAATCAGAAGGAATGTTTGCATTTCCGGACACGTCGATAGCAAATCGTGTACCTGACAATGTTCGATCTATGTTGGCAAGTCGGCTCGCTGCATTTCGGGAAATCGTAAAGAAGCCACTGGATCGGATGCTGATTATCTGGGATGACATTCACGATCTTGGAGGGATCGTCTTTATGCGAGACCAGATGTGGAATGAGTTCACAGCCCCGATCCACGAATTTGTAATCACGGGGGAAGGCAAAGATTGGATTCGGTAG
- a CDS encoding recombinase family protein, with product MSIAAYVRVSSRHQKDDSQRAEIQKWMDANGIDPKQVEWYADKESGTTMKRPAFEKLQADIFHGKVKSVILWKLDRLSRRLRDGITTLADWAERGLKIVVVTQQLEFNGAVGRTLAALLMGLAEIEWEYRKERQLAGIEVAKKRGVYKGRQFGTTKAKPKRAIELRDKGSSAAEIATALGISERTVFRYVGREAA from the coding sequence ATGTCCATCGCTGCCTACGTAAGAGTCTCCAGTCGCCACCAGAAGGATGACAGCCAGAGGGCCGAAATCCAAAAATGGATGGACGCTAACGGGATCGACCCGAAACAAGTCGAATGGTATGCCGACAAGGAATCAGGCACGACGATGAAACGGCCTGCCTTCGAGAAATTGCAGGCCGACATCTTTCACGGCAAGGTTAAGTCCGTAATCCTGTGGAAACTGGACCGGCTTTCACGTCGTCTGAGAGATGGCATCACGACATTGGCGGATTGGGCCGAAAGAGGTTTGAAAATCGTCGTTGTCACTCAACAGCTTGAATTCAATGGGGCTGTTGGTCGCACCCTTGCCGCCCTCTTAATGGGTTTGGCAGAAATCGAATGGGAATACAGAAAAGAACGTCAATTGGCAGGAATTGAAGTCGCCAAGAAACGAGGTGTTTACAAAGGCCGACAATTCGGGACCACGAAAGCCAAGCCAAAGAGAGCCATTGAACTTCGTGATAAGGGATCGTCTGCGGCTGAGATTGCCACCGCACTGGGGATCAGTGAGCGGACAGTCTTTCGCTATGTCGGCAGGGAAGCAGCATAA
- a CDS encoding ATP-binding protein, whose amino-acid sequence MPFRRVDCDRNRDSGGVGLGLSIARRAVHLHHGTIAARNAYPGLEVLFMLPLA is encoded by the coding sequence ATGCCATTCCGGCGTGTCGATTGCGACCGAAACCGTGATAGTGGCGGAGTGGGACTAGGGCTGTCGATCGCGCGACGGGCAGTACATCTCCATCACGGCACCATCGCTGCTCGGAATGCATATCCGGGGCTTGAAGTCCTTTTCATGCTGCCTCTCGCCTAA
- a CDS encoding sensor histidine kinase, whose product MFESNPNVLRGDFVVERRSNDEQYRLLIEIPPPFSRWEILPYFAWILVLIVAMGYGFAVNIVRPLKRLQNAVVQLGSGKLDIRVDFNRRDEFGELGRAFDHMAQRIESLLTAERLLLQDISHELRSPLTRLRFALDLARNNEAAEPAFQRVDREVFRLAELVDQLLQLTRAEGDIASRTTIDISLADLILESIDDFQLEAASKKCSIALISLEPQMLIRGESELIRRAFENVLSNALRHAPFGSKITVNLLRDGRNAAVSIRDHGSGVPEEMITEILCHSGVSIATETVIVAEWD is encoded by the coding sequence TTGTTCGAATCGAATCCGAATGTTCTGAGAGGAGATTTCGTCGTTGAGAGACGATCGAACGATGAACAATATCGTCTGCTGATCGAAATCCCCCCTCCTTTCAGCAGATGGGAGATATTACCCTACTTTGCGTGGATTTTAGTGTTGATTGTCGCGATGGGTTACGGGTTTGCAGTCAATATCGTGCGACCTCTGAAACGATTGCAGAACGCAGTGGTGCAACTAGGCAGCGGGAAATTAGACATTCGCGTCGACTTCAACCGGCGAGATGAATTCGGCGAACTCGGCCGCGCCTTTGATCACATGGCTCAACGCATAGAATCGCTGCTTACGGCTGAACGGCTCTTGCTGCAGGATATTTCCCACGAGCTTCGCTCACCATTGACCAGACTTCGATTTGCACTGGATCTTGCCCGGAATAACGAAGCTGCCGAACCAGCGTTTCAGCGCGTGGACAGAGAAGTCTTTCGCTTAGCGGAACTTGTTGATCAACTCCTCCAATTGACGCGAGCTGAGGGCGACATCGCTTCGCGGACGACCATCGATATTTCACTCGCCGATCTCATTTTGGAATCCATTGACGATTTTCAGCTAGAAGCAGCATCGAAAAAATGCAGCATTGCACTGATCTCCCTTGAACCCCAGATGCTCATCCGCGGTGAGTCAGAATTAATTCGTCGGGCCTTCGAAAACGTCCTCAGCAATGCTCTTCGCCACGCCCCTTTCGGTTCGAAAATCACGGTTAACTTATTGCGTGATGGAAGAAATGCCGCTGTTTCGATTCGTGATCATGGCAGCGGCGTGCCCGAAGAGATGATCACCGAGATTTTATGCCATTCCGGCGTGTCGATTGCGACCGAAACCGTGATAGTGGCGGAGTGGGACTAG
- a CDS encoding YCF48-related protein: MQGCVPRCRAVWIVLCLSFSQCVASAADTPLGWIDDAQLHDVQFVGSKLVFAVGEHGACWKSDDGGRRWTRLDCGFDGSLRSVCFLSDQIGWIAGREVAPFPELNSGVLLMTRDGGKTWERQNRTGLPLLSYVKFFDLESGVIVGQPTAAAPAGMMTSEDGGKSWHAVQGQASREWLAASFPQAEQGAVAGANAQVSLFGNDQLFESQLSARGYRSIRALNILPNKSGWLAGDGALVMQTTNGGLVWDAPPGDLPDELRENMDFRAVEVKEENVWLAGSPGSVIWHSPDGGQHWEKQLTGQSTPIAAVRFSNPQQGVAVGTFGLILRTENGGKSWQAVRGDGRRVALLALHARAGRTSAPLLAKVSGELGYRSAVWIAQREDVGPLAAGTDGPLRLNSAVQKCGGNAAEVHWQLPLTLPGVEYSATQLTEEWQKQTEGRLPQTLLGGLVRQIRTWRPSVIVIDQPSPDDAACQLLYDAVVQAVAQAADATRYVEQSDVTGLTTWSVDRVYMRLAPGATGDAHVDLDEFLPHLKSSTRMAAGPAVALLQARRVPRSEEVDSSLIAYRRLGIEGQKGDAGSVGGGRGGTVQRSRDFFAGLSLAPGSAACREASPFDERDLERMQKIVRKQRDFSAYTKKSLDDPRIAGQMVGQIKSVVEGMDSAQGTALLRDLADEYRKRSQFELVEATYVELIRRYPKEPGALDAMRWLVQFWCSSETAWQRLRLMTSNSTTSLSKLDQRTEYVQQTAGETMLGDNGLRPAVVSGDASVLQSRTTSGSPVRLNAAFDLGGDERPKNKKDSKSARLKIAPEADWRTGAVGEWHDRAGELAKQLESVSPNLFRSPEIQFPLAAMRRTRGSARAADAIMRNFMSSHMSPETRELAERELWTSFETPETPSALVTCRSTAVRPHLDGLLSDPCWEEATEIPLSDKPIPRRLVDETAAAAYGMSLFAYDSEFLYVACSFPRPPNAKREKTQLRGREHDADLTRQDRVTIRLDIDRDYSTWYEFHIDERGKTAESCWEDRRWNPKWYVAAENDQTHWRTEVAIPWSELTPVTPRPGTIYAVSILRTIPNVGLQSWTHPAMLQPQPGSFGLLKFE, translated from the coding sequence ATGCAGGGATGCGTTCCGCGATGTCGCGCTGTCTGGATTGTCCTCTGTTTGTCCTTCTCGCAGTGCGTGGCCAGTGCGGCCGACACTCCGCTAGGTTGGATCGACGATGCCCAACTGCATGACGTGCAGTTCGTTGGATCGAAGCTCGTGTTTGCGGTCGGCGAACATGGGGCCTGCTGGAAGTCGGACGATGGCGGGCGGCGCTGGACGCGACTGGATTGTGGATTCGACGGCTCCTTGCGAAGCGTCTGTTTTCTGAGTGATCAGATTGGCTGGATTGCCGGTCGTGAGGTCGCCCCCTTTCCAGAACTCAACAGCGGCGTGTTGCTGATGACACGCGACGGCGGGAAAACCTGGGAACGTCAGAACCGGACGGGATTGCCCCTGCTCTCCTATGTCAAATTCTTCGATCTGGAATCGGGCGTCATTGTCGGGCAACCCACGGCAGCGGCACCGGCCGGGATGATGACATCCGAAGACGGGGGAAAATCCTGGCATGCCGTTCAGGGGCAGGCCTCGCGCGAATGGCTCGCAGCATCCTTCCCGCAAGCCGAGCAAGGCGCGGTCGCGGGGGCGAATGCGCAAGTCTCGTTGTTTGGCAATGACCAGTTGTTCGAATCACAACTTTCAGCACGCGGCTATCGCTCGATTCGCGCGTTGAACATCCTGCCGAATAAGAGTGGCTGGCTGGCGGGTGACGGGGCTCTGGTGATGCAGACGACCAACGGTGGTCTGGTCTGGGACGCTCCCCCAGGTGATCTGCCGGACGAATTGCGTGAGAACATGGATTTTCGCGCGGTCGAGGTGAAGGAGGAAAATGTCTGGCTGGCGGGGTCTCCGGGCAGTGTGATCTGGCACAGTCCGGACGGTGGTCAGCATTGGGAAAAGCAGTTGACGGGACAATCCACACCGATCGCGGCCGTTCGCTTCTCGAATCCTCAACAGGGAGTTGCCGTCGGAACCTTCGGCCTGATCCTGCGAACGGAAAATGGCGGAAAGTCGTGGCAAGCGGTCCGAGGCGACGGACGACGTGTGGCGCTGCTTGCCTTGCACGCACGCGCGGGGCGGACGAGTGCGCCGCTGCTCGCGAAAGTCTCGGGCGAACTCGGGTATCGCAGCGCGGTCTGGATCGCGCAGCGGGAGGATGTCGGGCCATTGGCTGCGGGAACGGACGGTCCGCTCCGTCTCAACTCGGCGGTGCAGAAGTGCGGCGGCAATGCTGCGGAAGTGCACTGGCAGTTGCCTTTGACCCTTCCGGGCGTGGAGTATTCTGCGACTCAACTGACGGAAGAATGGCAGAAGCAGACCGAAGGCCGATTGCCGCAAACGTTGCTAGGGGGGCTCGTTCGCCAAATTCGCACGTGGCGACCAAGTGTCATCGTCATTGATCAACCTTCACCCGACGATGCCGCCTGCCAGTTGCTGTATGACGCCGTCGTACAGGCCGTGGCCCAGGCGGCGGATGCCACACGGTATGTGGAGCAGTCGGACGTCACGGGCTTGACGACATGGAGTGTTGATCGCGTGTACATGCGGCTGGCTCCGGGAGCCACTGGCGATGCTCATGTCGATCTCGACGAATTCTTACCGCATTTGAAGTCATCCACCCGAATGGCCGCCGGTCCGGCCGTGGCGTTGCTCCAGGCGCGGCGCGTGCCGCGTAGCGAAGAAGTGGACTCATCCCTCATCGCCTATCGTCGGCTGGGGATCGAGGGACAAAAAGGTGACGCCGGCTCGGTAGGCGGTGGGCGGGGCGGAACGGTGCAACGTTCGCGCGATTTCTTCGCGGGTCTGTCGCTGGCGCCGGGTTCCGCCGCCTGTCGTGAGGCCTCGCCCTTTGATGAACGCGATCTGGAACGGATGCAGAAGATCGTGCGGAAGCAACGTGACTTCAGCGCGTACACGAAGAAATCGCTGGATGATCCCCGGATCGCCGGGCAGATGGTCGGGCAGATCAAGTCTGTTGTCGAGGGGATGGATTCTGCGCAAGGAACCGCCCTGCTCCGTGATCTCGCCGATGAGTATCGCAAGCGTTCTCAGTTTGAACTGGTGGAAGCGACGTATGTGGAATTGATTCGACGATATCCGAAAGAGCCGGGGGCTCTCGATGCGATGCGCTGGCTGGTCCAATTCTGGTGCAGCAGCGAGACCGCCTGGCAACGGTTGCGACTAATGACGTCCAATTCGACAACCAGCCTGTCGAAGTTGGACCAGCGAACTGAGTACGTTCAACAAACGGCGGGCGAGACCATGCTGGGAGACAACGGGCTTCGGCCCGCTGTGGTTTCCGGTGATGCGTCGGTCCTGCAAAGTCGAACCACTTCGGGCAGTCCTGTCCGACTGAATGCGGCGTTCGATCTGGGCGGCGATGAACGTCCCAAAAACAAAAAGGACAGCAAATCGGCGCGATTGAAGATTGCTCCTGAAGCCGATTGGAGGACGGGCGCGGTCGGGGAATGGCATGACCGCGCGGGCGAATTGGCGAAACAGCTTGAATCAGTTTCTCCCAATCTCTTCCGCTCGCCAGAAATTCAATTCCCGCTGGCCGCGATGCGCCGCACGCGGGGATCGGCACGAGCTGCCGATGCGATTATGCGCAACTTCATGTCGAGCCACATGAGTCCAGAAACGCGGGAACTGGCAGAACGCGAGCTATGGACCTCGTTTGAAACACCCGAAACGCCAAGTGCTCTCGTGACGTGTCGCTCGACTGCCGTGCGTCCTCATCTGGATGGACTCCTTTCGGACCCCTGCTGGGAGGAGGCGACCGAGATTCCATTGAGTGATAAACCGATTCCAAGGCGTTTGGTCGACGAGACTGCCGCGGCCGCCTACGGAATGTCATTATTTGCGTATGACAGTGAGTTCCTTTACGTGGCCTGTAGTTTCCCAAGACCGCCAAATGCGAAACGTGAGAAAACGCAGCTCCGTGGTCGCGAGCATGATGCGGATCTCACGCGTCAGGATCGAGTTACCATTCGACTCGACATCGATCGGGATTACTCAACATGGTACGAATTCCACATCGACGAGCGTGGCAAGACGGCGGAAAGCTGCTGGGAAGATCGACGCTGGAATCCAAAGTGGTACGTGGCTGCGGAAAACGACCAGACGCACTGGCGTACCGAGGTGGCGATCCCCTGGAGCGAGCTGACGCCCGTAACTCCCCGCCCAGGAACGATCTACGCTGTCTCGATCCTGCGCACGATTCCCAATGTCGGTTTGCAAAGCTGGACGCATCCCGCCATGCTGCAGCCACAGCCAGGTTCCTTCGGACTTCTGAAGTTCGAATAA
- a CDS encoding CbrC family protein has product MLRCSACGVENGLDADDRVDVACRSCKAIISFPESTADDIFICYSCLRAGKGALTQDTEFGMVSWDEAFEGVTHGVPGLKTLEFELVPSNSTDEWYGVRIPSKYLFELLRTPSFVTWQGEQWLFCCKQPMTYVGEWASLMKSPNRPHDPKSFLDQVLDEDERTKSSVQAAVLAGSGSVCVYVFQCKSCNRFRSSWDMD; this is encoded by the coding sequence ATGCTTCGATGTTCAGCTTGTGGAGTTGAAAACGGGCTTGATGCCGATGATCGAGTTGACGTTGCATGCCGATCATGTAAGGCGATCATTTCATTCCCTGAATCAACAGCCGACGACATTTTCATTTGCTATTCGTGCCTCCGTGCTGGCAAGGGAGCACTCACTCAAGACACGGAATTCGGAATGGTGTCATGGGATGAGGCATTTGAGGGTGTAACTCACGGCGTTCCGGGCCTAAAAACGCTTGAGTTTGAACTTGTCCCGAGCAACTCTACCGATGAATGGTATGGAGTGCGAATTCCGAGTAAATATCTGTTCGAACTGCTTCGCACGCCGTCGTTCGTCACATGGCAAGGAGAGCAATGGCTTTTCTGCTGCAAGCAACCAATGACTTATGTTGGCGAATGGGCGAGCCTGATGAAATCGCCGAATCGACCTCATGATCCCAAGTCATTCTTGGATCAGGTTCTGGACGAGGACGAACGGACAAAATCTTCAGTTCAGGCCGCTGTCCTCGCAGGGTCTGGAAGCGTTTGTGTTTACGTATTTCAATGCAAGTCTTGCAACAGATTTAGATCATCTTGGGATATGGACTGA